The following proteins come from a genomic window of Micromonospora echinofusca:
- a CDS encoding SRPBCC family protein, translating to MKDTKEDAVRYVDGPAVECDLHLAADPARVWELVTDIELPARFSSELLRVSWLDGSRGPALGARFEGHNQHPALGEWRTISHVVQFDQPRVFGWVVTDPDNRFGGGPVDLTRPGATWQYRLTPEGDGCRLSHSVRIGPTRTGLSLVIDQAPEHEEEIIERRLDALREAMTGTLEGIRGLAEQPR from the coding sequence GTGAAGGACACGAAGGAGGATGCCGTGCGCTACGTCGACGGCCCGGCGGTCGAATGCGACCTCCACCTGGCAGCCGATCCCGCCCGGGTGTGGGAGCTGGTCACGGACATCGAACTGCCCGCGCGGTTCAGTTCGGAGCTGCTGCGGGTGAGCTGGTTGGACGGCAGCCGGGGGCCGGCCCTCGGAGCCCGGTTCGAGGGGCACAACCAGCATCCCGCGCTGGGCGAGTGGCGCACCATCTCGCACGTCGTGCAGTTCGACCAGCCGCGGGTCTTCGGCTGGGTCGTCACCGACCCGGACAACCGCTTCGGCGGCGGCCCCGTCGACCTCACGCGCCCGGGGGCCACCTGGCAGTACCGCCTCACCCCCGAGGGCGACGGTTGCCGGCTGTCGCACTCGGTGCGCATCGGCCCCACCCGCACCGGGCTGAGCCTGGTCATCGACCAGGCCCCGGAGCACGAGGAGGAGATCATCGAACGCCGGCTGGACGCCCTGCGCGAAGCCATGACCGGCACCCTCGAGGGCATCCGGGGGCTCGCCGAGCAGCCCCGCTGA
- a CDS encoding flavin monoamine oxidase family protein: MATEVVVVGAGFSGLAAALTLARAGVRARVLEARDRVGGRVLTRWLADGTQLDLGAQWVGPTQERVNGLLARYGIGTFASAAYGPSTVLFPDGRHAGAPEAAGRVLDLLDAYAERVDPAAPWAAAQAVEWDRTTLAGWLRTAAPDPATARYLGRLLAGGLLAAGPDEISLLQMAFYLRSGGGSRALLAMAGGAQQDRVVGGPPVLAEALAAALGPDAVRLGAPVRAIAQDHAGVVVHTDTDRVEADAVVVAVPPTLAGRIRYDPPLPALRDALTQRMPMGSAFKVHAVYPEPFWRADGRSGVAVCLAGPVTETVDNGTPDSARGVLTAFSYGPEANALRRMSPGERRAGLLDALAAVVGPAARRPEEFVEYDWSADEWTRGCFCGAPTPGSWCGYGPELRRPVGRVHWAGTETATRWAGYLDGAIEAGERAAAEILAGAGR; this comes from the coding sequence ATGGCAACCGAGGTCGTCGTGGTCGGCGCCGGTTTCTCCGGGCTGGCCGCCGCGCTCACGCTCGCCCGCGCCGGCGTACGCGCGCGGGTGCTGGAGGCGCGCGACCGGGTGGGCGGGCGGGTGCTCACCCGGTGGCTGGCCGACGGCACCCAGCTCGATCTGGGGGCCCAGTGGGTCGGCCCGACCCAGGAGCGGGTCAACGGGCTCCTCGCCCGGTACGGGATCGGCACCTTCGCGTCCGCCGCGTACGGCCCGTCGACCGTGCTGTTCCCCGACGGCCGGCACGCCGGGGCGCCCGAGGCCGCCGGCAGGGTCCTCGACCTGCTCGACGCGTACGCCGAGCGGGTCGACCCGGCCGCGCCGTGGGCGGCGGCGCAGGCCGTGGAGTGGGACCGTACGACGCTGGCCGGCTGGCTGCGCACGGCCGCGCCGGACCCGGCGACCGCCCGCTACCTCGGCCGGCTGCTCGCCGGCGGCCTGCTGGCCGCCGGGCCGGACGAGATCTCCCTGCTCCAGATGGCTTTCTACCTGCGCTCCGGCGGCGGCAGCCGGGCGCTGCTCGCGATGGCCGGCGGCGCGCAGCAGGACCGCGTCGTCGGCGGGCCGCCGGTGCTGGCCGAGGCGCTGGCCGCCGCCCTCGGCCCGGACGCCGTGCGGCTGGGTGCTCCGGTACGGGCGATCGCGCAGGACCACGCCGGCGTGGTCGTGCACACCGACACCGACCGCGTCGAGGCGGACGCGGTGGTGGTCGCCGTGCCGCCGACGCTGGCCGGGCGCATCCGCTACGACCCGCCCCTGCCGGCCCTGCGCGACGCGCTCACCCAGCGGATGCCGATGGGCTCGGCGTTCAAGGTCCACGCGGTCTACCCGGAGCCGTTCTGGCGCGCGGACGGCCGCTCCGGTGTCGCCGTCTGCCTCGCCGGGCCGGTCACCGAGACGGTGGACAACGGCACCCCGGACTCCGCGCGCGGCGTGCTGACCGCGTTCAGCTACGGCCCGGAGGCGAACGCGCTGCGGCGGATGTCCCCGGGGGAGCGCCGGGCGGGACTGCTGGACGCCCTGGCCGCCGTCGTCGGTCCGGCGGCCCGACGGCCCGAGGAGTTCGTCGAGTACGACTGGTCGGCCGACGAGTGGACGCGGGGCTGCTTCTGCGGGGCGCCGACCCCCGGCTCCTGGTGCGGGTACGGGCCGGAGCTGCGTCGGCCGGTGGGGCGG
- a CDS encoding ATP-binding protein produces MFKRVAIVNRGEAAMRLIHAVRDIAAETGTRIETVALHTDVDRTATFVREADLSYDLGPASARPYLDLKVLERALVETGADAAWVGWGFVAEDPAFAELCEKVGVTFVGPSPEAMRKLGDKIGAKLIAEEVGVPVAPWSRGAVETLDAALAAAAEIGYPLMLKATAGGGGRGIRVITSEAELADAYERTSQEAARAFGSGVVFLERLVTGARHVEVQVIADGQGTAWALGVRDCSVQRRNQKVIEESASPVLGPEQTAELKASAERLAVAVAYRGAATVEFLYHPGDRLFAFLEVNTRLQVEHPITESTTGFDLVKAQLHVASGGRLEGGPPVERGHAIEARLNAEDPDRDFAPSPGRIARLDLPAGPGIRVDTGVSEGDTIPADFDSMIAKIIAYGRDRDEALGRLRRAMAQTTVIIEGGATNKSFVLDLLDQPEVIDASADTGWIDRVRGEGRLVTHRHSAVALAAAAIEAYEEEERVERQRLLSTAFGGRPQVQHESGRPLDLKLRGAGYRVRVARVGAHRFRVGIEAGGAVRTADVELDRFDRHSGQIVVNGARYRLLIGTHGPIHLVEVDGVAHRVSRDEGGVLRSPMPALVVATPLLVGAEVEAGAPVLVLESMKMETVLRAPFRARLRECVVSVGTQVEAGAPLLRLEPLGDDAEAAETSAESVELDLPVAAEAVPARERATRGQEDLRSLLLGFDVDPHDERRLLDDYLAARQGATEAGHRPLAEELDLIEVFADLTELSRNRPTGEDGGGHVPSAREYFHTYLQYLDVERAGLPETFQAKLAKALGHYGVTELERSPELEAAVFRIFLALQRASADATVVATLLRAWLREPPPDESLREPAGLALERLVAATQVRFPVVSDLARGVVFAWFAQPLLRRNRARVYADVRRHLRHLDAHPDAPDRAERIAEMVRSTEPLVRLLGQRLVRDHLDNAVMLEVLTRRYYGNKGLTGVRTSKVEGCTFVVAERADSCVVSSAVRFEALGSALRGLTELAGGHDAIDVDIYLAWEGQPEDFDAMAAALHEVVNAHPLPNQVRRLTTTVAGRSGAVMHHHFTFRPSTMGMSEERLIRGLHPYIAQRMQMERLSRFDLTRLPSSDEEVYLYQCVARENPSDDRLVAFAQVRDLAELREHDGRLVALPTAEDVLATCLDSIRRAQSRRPSRKRFSTNRIVVYVWPPSDLTRAELKMIAQRVLPTTAGAGLEEILFIARQRDARTGELTKIAVRIAFDATGGTKLTVGEPSEEPVEPLDDYRQKVLRASSRNAVYPYELTDLLGTFVEHDLDENHALVPVDRPKGRNSAAIVAGVVSTPTRRHPQGVTRVVLLGDPTKALGALSEPECCRVIAALDLAERMQVPLEWYALSAGARISMESGTENMDWVAAALKRIVEFTQDGGEINIVVAGITVGAQPYWNAEATMLMHTKGILVMTPDSAMVLTGKQSLDFSGGVSAEDNFGIGGYDRVMGPNGQAQYWAPNLAAARDVLMAHYQHTYVVPGEQRPRRARTSDPVDRDISGFPHIVAGSDFTTVGEIFSAGANPDRKKPFDIRTVMRALSDQDRPVLERWAGMADAETVAVQDVHLGGMPVCLIGIESRAVPRRGFPPTDGPDTYTAGTLFPRSSKKAARAINAASGNRPLVVLANLSGFDGSPESMRNLQLEYGAEIGRAIVNFRGPIVFCVISRYHGGAFVVFSKALNPNMTVLALEGSFASVLGGAPAAAVVFSGDVNARTAADPRVRELEARVAAASGTDRAALTAELDELRSSVRVEKLGEVAAEFDRVHNIQRAVEVGSVDAVIRAAELRPRVIEAIEARLR; encoded by the coding sequence GTGTTCAAACGTGTCGCCATCGTCAACCGCGGTGAGGCCGCCATGCGGCTCATCCACGCCGTACGGGACATCGCCGCGGAGACCGGGACACGGATCGAGACCGTAGCCCTGCACACCGACGTCGACCGTACGGCCACCTTCGTCCGCGAGGCGGACCTGTCCTACGACCTCGGTCCCGCGTCCGCGCGCCCGTACCTCGACCTGAAGGTGCTGGAGCGCGCGCTGGTCGAGACCGGGGCCGACGCCGCGTGGGTCGGCTGGGGCTTCGTCGCCGAGGACCCGGCGTTCGCGGAGCTGTGCGAGAAGGTCGGTGTCACCTTCGTCGGGCCGAGCCCGGAGGCCATGCGCAAGCTCGGCGACAAGATCGGCGCGAAGCTGATCGCCGAGGAGGTCGGCGTGCCGGTCGCGCCGTGGAGCCGCGGCGCGGTCGAGACCCTCGACGCCGCCCTGGCGGCGGCCGCCGAGATCGGCTACCCGCTGATGCTCAAGGCGACCGCCGGCGGCGGCGGGCGCGGCATCCGTGTCATCACCAGCGAGGCGGAGCTCGCCGACGCCTACGAGCGCACCAGCCAGGAGGCCGCCCGGGCGTTCGGCAGCGGCGTCGTCTTCCTGGAGCGCCTCGTCACCGGCGCCCGCCACGTCGAGGTCCAGGTGATCGCCGACGGCCAGGGCACCGCGTGGGCGCTCGGCGTCCGCGACTGCTCCGTGCAGCGGCGCAACCAGAAGGTCATCGAGGAGTCGGCGTCGCCGGTGCTCGGTCCTGAGCAGACGGCCGAGCTGAAGGCGTCGGCCGAGCGGCTGGCCGTCGCGGTCGCCTACCGGGGCGCGGCGACCGTGGAGTTCCTCTACCACCCCGGCGACCGGCTGTTCGCGTTCCTGGAGGTCAACACCCGCCTTCAGGTCGAGCACCCGATCACCGAGTCCACCACCGGCTTCGACCTGGTCAAGGCGCAGCTGCACGTGGCCTCGGGCGGGCGGCTCGAAGGCGGGCCGCCGGTGGAGCGCGGGCACGCCATCGAGGCCCGGCTCAACGCGGAGGACCCCGACCGCGACTTCGCGCCCTCCCCCGGCCGCATCGCGCGCCTCGACCTGCCCGCCGGCCCGGGCATCCGCGTCGACACCGGCGTCAGCGAGGGCGACACCATCCCCGCCGACTTCGACTCGATGATCGCGAAGATCATCGCGTACGGCCGCGACCGCGACGAGGCGCTCGGCCGGCTGCGCCGCGCGATGGCGCAGACCACGGTGATCATCGAGGGTGGCGCGACGAACAAGAGCTTCGTGCTCGACCTGCTCGACCAGCCGGAGGTGATCGACGCCAGCGCGGACACCGGCTGGATCGACCGTGTCCGGGGCGAGGGCAGGCTCGTCACGCACCGGCACTCCGCCGTCGCGCTGGCGGCCGCCGCCATCGAGGCGTACGAGGAGGAGGAACGCGTCGAGCGCCAGCGGCTGCTGTCGACGGCGTTCGGCGGGCGCCCGCAGGTGCAGCACGAGAGCGGCCGGCCGCTGGACCTCAAGCTTCGCGGCGCCGGCTACCGCGTACGCGTCGCGCGGGTCGGCGCGCACCGCTTCCGCGTCGGCATCGAGGCCGGTGGCGCCGTGCGCACCGCCGACGTCGAGCTGGACCGCTTCGACCGGCACTCCGGGCAGATCGTCGTCAACGGCGCCCGTTACCGCCTGCTCATCGGCACCCACGGGCCGATCCACCTGGTCGAGGTGGACGGCGTGGCGCACCGGGTCAGCCGCGACGAGGGCGGCGTGCTGCGCTCGCCGATGCCGGCGCTGGTCGTCGCGACGCCGCTGCTGGTCGGCGCCGAGGTCGAGGCGGGCGCGCCCGTGCTGGTGCTGGAGAGCATGAAGATGGAGACGGTGCTGCGCGCGCCGTTCCGGGCGCGGCTGCGGGAATGCGTCGTGTCGGTGGGCACCCAGGTCGAGGCGGGCGCGCCGCTGCTGCGGCTGGAGCCGCTCGGCGACGACGCCGAGGCCGCGGAGACCTCGGCCGAGTCCGTCGAGCTGGACCTGCCCGTCGCCGCCGAGGCGGTCCCGGCGCGGGAGCGCGCCACGCGCGGGCAGGAGGACCTGCGCAGCCTGCTGCTGGGCTTCGACGTCGACCCGCACGACGAGCGTCGGCTGCTCGACGACTACCTCGCCGCGCGCCAGGGCGCCACCGAGGCGGGTCACCGGCCGCTGGCCGAGGAGCTCGACCTCATCGAGGTGTTCGCCGACCTCACCGAGCTGAGCCGCAACCGGCCGACGGGCGAGGACGGCGGCGGCCACGTGCCCAGCGCCCGCGAGTACTTCCACACCTACCTGCAGTACCTCGACGTCGAGCGGGCCGGCCTACCGGAGACCTTCCAGGCCAAGCTCGCCAAGGCCCTCGGCCACTACGGCGTCACCGAGCTGGAGCGCTCCCCCGAGCTGGAAGCCGCCGTCTTCCGGATCTTCCTCGCCCTGCAACGCGCGTCCGCCGACGCCACGGTCGTCGCGACGCTGCTGCGCGCCTGGCTGCGGGAGCCGCCGCCGGACGAGTCGCTTCGTGAGCCCGCCGGTCTCGCGCTGGAGCGGCTGGTGGCCGCGACGCAGGTGCGCTTCCCGGTGGTCTCCGACCTCGCGCGCGGCGTCGTGTTCGCCTGGTTCGCCCAGCCGCTGCTGCGCCGCAACCGCGCCCGCGTCTACGCCGACGTCCGCCGGCACCTGCGCCACCTGGACGCGCACCCCGACGCGCCGGACCGGGCGGAGCGCATCGCCGAGATGGTGCGCTCCACCGAGCCGCTGGTGCGGCTGCTCGGCCAGCGGCTCGTCCGCGACCACCTGGACAACGCGGTCATGCTGGAGGTGCTGACCCGGCGCTACTACGGCAACAAGGGCCTCACCGGCGTACGCACCAGCAAGGTCGAGGGCTGCACGTTCGTGGTCGCCGAGCGGGCCGACTCGTGCGTGGTCTCCTCGGCCGTGCGCTTCGAGGCGCTGGGCAGCGCGCTGCGCGGCCTCACGGAGCTGGCGGGCGGCCACGACGCCATCGACGTCGACATCTACCTGGCGTGGGAGGGGCAGCCGGAGGACTTCGACGCGATGGCCGCGGCGCTGCACGAGGTCGTCAACGCGCACCCGCTGCCGAACCAGGTCCGCCGCCTCACCACCACCGTCGCGGGCCGCAGCGGCGCGGTGATGCACCACCACTTCACGTTCCGCCCGTCGACCATGGGGATGAGCGAGGAGCGGCTGATCCGCGGCCTGCACCCGTACATCGCGCAGCGCATGCAGATGGAGCGGCTGAGCAGGTTCGACCTCACCCGGCTGCCGTCGTCGGACGAGGAGGTCTACCTCTACCAGTGCGTCGCGCGGGAGAACCCGTCGGACGACCGCCTCGTCGCGTTCGCGCAGGTGCGCGACCTGGCCGAGCTGCGCGAGCACGACGGCCGGCTGGTGGCGCTGCCGACGGCCGAGGACGTGCTCGCCACCTGTCTCGACTCGATCCGCCGCGCGCAGTCGCGGCGCCCGTCGCGCAAGCGCTTCAGCACCAACCGGATCGTCGTCTACGTCTGGCCGCCGAGCGACCTCACCCGCGCCGAGCTGAAGATGATCGCCCAGCGCGTGCTGCCGACGACCGCGGGCGCCGGGCTGGAGGAGATCCTGTTCATCGCGCGGCAGCGCGACGCCAGGACCGGCGAGCTGACGAAGATCGCCGTACGCATCGCGTTCGACGCCACCGGCGGCACGAAGCTGACCGTCGGCGAGCCGTCGGAGGAGCCGGTCGAGCCGCTCGACGACTACCGGCAGAAGGTGCTGCGCGCGAGCAGCCGCAACGCCGTGTACCCGTACGAGCTGACCGACCTGCTCGGCACCTTCGTCGAGCACGACCTCGACGAGAACCACGCGCTGGTGCCGGTCGACCGGCCGAAGGGGCGCAACAGCGCGGCGATCGTCGCCGGTGTGGTGAGCACCCCGACCCGCCGGCACCCGCAGGGCGTCACCCGGGTCGTGCTGCTCGGCGACCCGACGAAGGCGCTCGGCGCGCTGTCGGAGCCGGAGTGCTGCCGCGTGATCGCCGCGCTGGACCTGGCCGAGCGGATGCAGGTGCCGCTGGAGTGGTACGCGCTGTCCGCGGGCGCCCGGATCTCCATGGAGTCGGGCACCGAGAACATGGACTGGGTGGCCGCGGCGCTCAAGCGGATCGTCGAGTTCACCCAGGACGGCGGCGAGATCAACATCGTGGTAGCGGGCATCACCGTCGGCGCGCAGCCGTACTGGAACGCCGAGGCGACGATGCTCATGCACACCAAGGGCATCCTGGTGATGACGCCGGACTCGGCGATGGTGCTCACCGGCAAGCAGTCGCTCGACTTCTCCGGCGGGGTGTCGGCCGAGGACAACTTCGGCATCGGCGGCTACGACCGGGTGATGGGCCCGAACGGGCAGGCGCAGTACTGGGCGCCGAACCTGGCCGCCGCCCGCGACGTGCTGATGGCCCACTACCAGCACACGTACGTCGTGCCGGGCGAGCAGCGGCCACGGCGGGCGCGTACGAGCGACCCCGTCGACCGCGACATCTCCGGCTTCCCGCACATCGTGGCGGGCAGCGACTTCACCACCGTCGGCGAGATCTTCTCCGCCGGCGCCAACCCGGACCGCAAGAAGCCGTTCGACATCCGGACCGTGATGCGCGCGCTGTCCGACCAGGACCGCCCGGTGCTGGAAAGGTGGGCGGGCATGGCCGACGCGGAGACCGTGGCGGTGCAGGACGTACACCTCGGCGGCATGCCGGTGTGCCTCATCGGCATCGAGTCGCGGGCGGTGCCGCGGCGCGGCTTCCCGCCCACCGACGGCCCGGACACCTACACCGCGGGCACCCTGTTCCCGCGCTCGTCGAAGAAGGCCGCGCGGGCGATCAACGCGGCCAGCGGCAACCGGCCGCTGGTGGTGCTGGCGAACCTGTCCGGCTTCGACGGCTCGCCGGAGTCGATGCGCAACCTGCAACTGGAGTACGGCGCGGAGATCGGCCGGGCCATCGTGAACTTCCGCGGGCCCATCGTGTTCTGCGTGATCTCGCGCTACCACGGGGGCGCGTTCGTGGTCTTCTCCAAGGCGCTGAACCCGAACATGACCGTGCTCGCCCTGGAAGGCTCGTTCGCCTCGGTGCTCGGCGGCGCCCCCGCCGCCGCCGTGGTGTTCTCCGGCGACGTCAACGCCCGTACCGCCGCCGACCCGCGCGTGCGGGAGCTGGAGGCCCGCGTCGCGGCCGCCTCCGGCACCGACCGCGCGGCGCTGACGGCGGAGCTCGACGAGCTGCGCTCCTCGGTACGCGTGGAGAAGCTGGGCGAGGTGGCGGCCGAGTTCGACCGGGTGCACAACATCCAGCGCGCGGTCGAGGTCGGTTCCGTCGACGCCGTCATCCGCGCGGCGGAGCTGCGCCCGCGCGTCATCGAGGCCATCGAGGCCCGCCTGCGCTGA
- a CDS encoding outer membrane protein assembly factor BamB family protein, which translates to MAPSHRPPRWSLAGAALGLLVGLAACTGPRAEPPERPSPRVEVTQESLRGSEGQAEQESRPPVWSVTARRIDQPLTQLGQVVVVPDGRELRAVDRSTGQDRWRHPFPVSYRYAVAGDLIVVSANNGGPLEVLDAATGATRWRAEDTQDVVVQQQNVYNRACVGTGRSAKCVVVARDVRDGRQLWKLPADRFARVTDEAIGVRAPHAAPTGRYVAVRLDGRTYTTVAATTGKAGAGRLPSRAWHGFVAGGLLVTTDHDPPRDDRRCTVDIATVDAATGAGGWSGEVFSGRREDGECVKRLAHDRSGLTMIGAGTRLVAVTAAGRPQAVDLRTGKTQWEAATPGVPVDGDDRSVLVRRTADGGELALLDAATGATRWSAPDPGLAGSSASWRSSVTRRLVAVSGAVEQRPVVLVHDVSTGRQLGRYPGWLAGAGDDWVAVSHSGGPDGIALDLYVF; encoded by the coding sequence TTGGCGCCGTCGCACCGCCCACCCCGTTGGAGCCTGGCAGGGGCAGCCCTGGGTCTGCTCGTCGGGCTCGCCGCCTGCACCGGCCCCCGGGCGGAGCCGCCCGAGCGGCCTTCGCCGCGCGTCGAGGTGACCCAGGAGAGCCTGCGCGGAAGCGAGGGCCAGGCGGAACAGGAGAGCCGGCCGCCGGTCTGGTCGGTGACTGCCCGGCGGATCGACCAGCCGCTGACGCAGCTCGGCCAGGTCGTCGTCGTGCCCGACGGGCGGGAACTGCGCGCGGTGGACCGCTCCACGGGGCAGGACCGGTGGCGTCACCCGTTCCCGGTGAGCTACCGGTACGCGGTCGCGGGCGACCTGATCGTCGTCAGCGCCAACAACGGCGGGCCGCTGGAGGTGCTCGACGCGGCCACCGGGGCCACCCGCTGGCGGGCGGAGGACACCCAGGACGTCGTCGTCCAGCAGCAGAACGTCTACAACCGGGCGTGCGTCGGCACCGGACGGTCCGCGAAGTGTGTGGTCGTCGCCCGGGACGTGCGCGACGGTCGTCAACTGTGGAAGCTGCCCGCCGACCGGTTCGCCCGGGTGACCGACGAGGCGATCGGCGTCCGCGCGCCGCATGCCGCGCCCACCGGGCGGTACGTGGCGGTGCGGCTGGACGGGCGCACCTACACCACCGTCGCGGCCACCACCGGCAAAGCCGGTGCCGGCCGGTTGCCGAGCCGCGCCTGGCACGGCTTCGTCGCCGGTGGCCTGCTGGTGACCACCGACCACGATCCGCCCCGCGACGACCGGCGGTGCACGGTCGACATCGCCACCGTCGACGCGGCCACCGGCGCCGGGGGCTGGTCCGGCGAGGTCTTCAGCGGGCGTCGCGAGGACGGCGAGTGTGTCAAGCGGCTGGCGCACGACCGCAGCGGCCTGACCATGATCGGGGCCGGTACCCGGCTCGTCGCGGTCACCGCCGCCGGCCGGCCCCAGGCGGTGGACCTGCGCACCGGAAAGACGCAGTGGGAGGCCGCCACCCCCGGTGTGCCGGTCGACGGGGACGACCGGTCGGTGCTGGTGCGGCGCACCGCCGACGGCGGCGAGCTGGCCCTGCTCGACGCGGCGACCGGCGCGACGCGGTGGAGCGCGCCGGATCCGGGGTTGGCCGGCAGCTCGGCGAGCTGGCGGTCGAGCGTGACCCGACGCCTCGTGGCGGTCAGCGGCGCGGTCGAGCAGCGGCCGGTCGTGCTCGTCCACGACGTGTCGACCGGCCGCCAGCTGGGCCGGTATCCCGGTTGGCTCGCCGGCGCCGGGGACGACTGGGTGGCGGTCAGCCACTCCGGGGGACCGGACGGGATCGCCCTGGACCTGTACGTCTTCTGA
- a CDS encoding multidrug effflux MFS transporter — translation MSPRQRLRLVLVLGSLTAVGPLTIDMYLPALPAIVADFQTTSAAVQLTLTGTLAGLAIGQLLIGPLSDAVGRRAPLIAGVALYVVASLLCAVAPSVAVLGGLRVVQGLGVAAASVVAMAVVRDLFDGAAFAKLLSRLLLVMGAAPILAPTLGGGLLRWTDWRGVFIALAAFGVVLVVVAALGLRETLPAERRRRGGAVATLAVYGALLRDRTFVGLVLVAGLAMAALFAYVAGSSFVLQQQYGLDEQQFGLAFGAGAVGLIAATQFNVRLLRRHSPQRILVVALGAGSVAGLALLAFAVTGIGGLPTLLVSLWVVLAAAGLAMPNAPALALSRHGEAAGTASALLGAVQFGVGALAAPLVGVLGTGAVAMAVVVAGGMLAATAVLLVVVRPARLAGLEPDAVVLAAH, via the coding sequence ATGAGCCCCCGGCAACGCCTGCGGCTCGTCCTCGTCCTCGGGTCGCTGACTGCGGTGGGCCCGCTGACCATCGACATGTACCTGCCCGCGCTGCCGGCCATCGTCGCCGACTTCCAGACCACGTCGGCGGCGGTCCAACTGACCCTCACCGGCACCCTGGCGGGCCTCGCCATCGGCCAGTTGCTGATCGGCCCGCTGTCCGACGCCGTCGGCCGGCGCGCGCCGCTGATCGCCGGCGTCGCGCTGTACGTCGTGGCGTCACTGCTCTGCGCCGTCGCACCGAGCGTCGCCGTCCTCGGCGGCCTGCGGGTGGTGCAGGGCCTCGGCGTCGCCGCCGCCTCGGTGGTCGCCATGGCCGTGGTCCGCGACCTGTTCGACGGCGCGGCCTTCGCCAAGCTGCTGTCGCGGCTGCTGCTGGTCATGGGGGCGGCGCCGATCCTCGCCCCGACCCTCGGGGGCGGCCTGCTGCGCTGGACGGACTGGCGTGGAGTGTTCATCGCCCTGGCCGCCTTCGGCGTGGTGCTCGTCGTGGTCGCCGCGCTGGGCCTGCGCGAGACGCTGCCCGCCGAGCGCCGCCGGCGCGGCGGGGCCGTCGCGACGCTGGCCGTGTACGGCGCGCTGCTGCGCGACCGTACGTTCGTGGGCCTGGTCCTGGTCGCCGGGCTGGCCATGGCGGCGCTGTTCGCGTACGTGGCCGGGTCGTCGTTCGTCCTGCAACAGCAGTACGGCCTGGACGAGCAGCAGTTCGGGCTGGCCTTCGGAGCCGGTGCCGTCGGGCTGATCGCGGCCACCCAGTTCAACGTACGGCTGCTGCGTCGGCACTCGCCGCAGCGGATCCTCGTCGTCGCCCTGGGCGCGGGGAGCGTGGCCGGCCTGGCGCTGCTGGCCTTCGCCGTGACCGGGATCGGCGGGTTGCCCACCCTGCTCGTGTCGCTGTGGGTGGTGCTCGCGGCGGCGGGCCTCGCGATGCCGAACGCTCCGGCCCTGGCCCTGTCCCGCCACGGCGAGGCGGCCGGCACGGCCTCCGCGCTGCTCGGCGCCGTGCAGTTCGGCGTCGGCGCGCTGGCCGCGCCCCTGGTGGGCGTGCTCGGCACCGGCGCGGTCGCCATGGCCGTCGTCGTCGCGGGCGGCATGCTGGCGGCGACGGCGGTCCTGCTCGTCGTGGTGCGTCCGGCCCGCCTCGCCGGCCTCGAACCGGATGCGGTGGTCCTGGCGGCGCACTGA